In Pirellulales bacterium, one genomic interval encodes:
- the gmd gene encoding GDP-mannose 4,6-dehydratase, translated as MTKRALITGITGQDGSYLASFLLDNGYEVHGMVRRSSTECFERIEHLAPRIQLHQADLLDQLSLVNLVRDVRPHEIYNLAAQSFVPTSWLQPLLTSEFTALGVTRMLEAVRLVDPKIRFFQASSSEMFGRVREEPQTEETPFWPRSPYAVAKAYGHFITVNYRESYDLFACSGIMFNHESPLRGKEFLPRKVTDAVARIKLGVQERLLLGNLDAERDWGFAGDFVRAMWMMLQQDKPDDYVIATGEKHTVRTLVELAFTHVGLDWSKYVDIDPALYRPAEVNRLRGNWSKAQRVLGWQPTIDFQELIAMMVDADLARVEREMANAL; from the coding sequence ATGACAAAGCGCGCACTGATCACCGGGATTACCGGGCAGGATGGTTCGTATCTGGCGTCGTTTTTGCTGGACAACGGATACGAAGTTCATGGCATGGTACGCCGCTCGAGCACCGAATGCTTCGAGCGCATCGAGCACCTCGCGCCGCGCATTCAATTACACCAGGCCGACTTACTGGACCAACTCTCGCTGGTGAACCTGGTCCGCGACGTTCGCCCGCACGAGATTTATAACCTGGCCGCACAGAGCTTCGTTCCCACCAGCTGGCTGCAGCCGCTGTTGACGAGCGAGTTCACGGCCCTGGGCGTAACGCGGATGCTGGAGGCCGTGCGACTGGTCGATCCCAAAATTCGCTTTTTCCAGGCTTCGAGCAGCGAGATGTTCGGCCGGGTGCGCGAGGAGCCGCAGACAGAGGAGACACCCTTTTGGCCACGTAGCCCGTATGCTGTGGCGAAGGCCTATGGGCACTTCATTACCGTCAATTACCGCGAAAGCTATGATCTGTTCGCTTGCTCGGGCATCATGTTCAATCACGAGTCGCCGCTGCGCGGCAAAGAATTCCTACCTCGCAAAGTGACAGACGCTGTGGCGCGCATCAAGCTCGGGGTGCAAGAGCGCCTGCTATTGGGCAACCTTGATGCCGAGCGTGACTGGGGCTTCGCCGGGGACTTTGTCCGCGCCATGTGGATGATGCTCCAGCAAGACAAGCCGGACGACTACGTGATCGCGACGGGCGAAAAGCACACTGTCCGAACACTGGTCGAACTGGCCTTTACGCACGTGGGTCTCGACTGGTCGAAGTATGTCGACATAGATCCGGCGCTTTACCGACCGGCCGAGGTCAACCGCTTGCGCGGCAACTGGAGTAAGGCTCAACGAGTATTGGGCTGGCAACCGACGATCGACTTCCAGGAGCTCATCGCCATGATGGTCGACGCCGACCTGGCGCGCGTCGAGCGCGAAATGGCTAA